Proteins encoded in a region of the Streptomyces sp. NBC_01298 genome:
- a CDS encoding glycosyltransferase family 2 protein yields MDDLLMIVPTRGRPDSVPAIVDCWRQTGATADLLFAVDDDDPMLPGYREHMENLNDPHIRWRPGPRLRMCGTLNAAAVEEAPRYRFLAFMGDDHRPRTPGWDERFRICMSGGPGVVYGNDLLQGEIMATAVAMTSDIVTTLGYMAPPALIHLCLDLVWMDWGRGMGRITYLGDVILEHMHPANGKADIDAGYIECNSSEVSTADATTYYDYRDNGGLQADLEKLRALIEETA; encoded by the coding sequence ATGGACGACCTGCTGATGATCGTGCCCACGCGAGGTCGGCCCGACAGCGTCCCCGCGATCGTCGACTGCTGGCGGCAGACCGGCGCCACCGCCGACCTGCTGTTCGCCGTCGATGACGACGACCCCATGCTGCCCGGCTACCGCGAGCACATGGAGAACCTGAACGACCCGCACATCCGATGGCGCCCCGGCCCTCGCCTTCGGATGTGCGGCACCCTCAACGCCGCCGCCGTTGAAGAGGCCCCCCGCTACCGGTTCCTCGCCTTCATGGGCGACGACCATCGCCCACGGACACCCGGATGGGACGAGCGGTTCCGGATCTGCATGTCCGGCGGCCCTGGCGTCGTCTACGGCAACGACCTGCTTCAGGGCGAGATCATGGCTACTGCGGTAGCGATGACATCCGACATCGTCACCACGCTCGGCTACATGGCGCCGCCCGCCCTCATCCACCTGTGCCTCGACCTCGTGTGGATGGACTGGGGTCGCGGCATGGGCCGCATCACCTATCTCGGCGACGTCATCCTCGAGCACATGCACCCGGCCAACGGTAAAGCCGACATCGACGCCGGCTACATCGAGTGCAACAGCAGCGAGGTATCCACCGCCGACGCCACCACCTACTACGACTACCGCGACAACGGCGGCCTGCAGGCCGACCTGGAGAAGCTGCGGGCGCTGATCGAGGAGACCGCATGA
- a CDS encoding class I SAM-dependent methyltransferase: MTIGSVIEAWNQADPAAIHPTRGISEDAYRISGENQAALLSTILPAGCKVVDFGCGDGRVAIPLAGLGYEVTAADGSQAMLDRITEAAPELPTLLTDGTDLADKLGRKTDAVVSLAVLIHHSYESGAQIIEGLRAAVRVNGLLVIDWPVSDEPVEGSDWISVTTWSLAQQDELCERVGLKRLDSSGSPWPIFRAVKAA, from the coding sequence ATGACCATCGGCAGCGTCATCGAAGCCTGGAACCAGGCCGACCCCGCGGCGATCCACCCCACCCGCGGGATCAGTGAGGACGCCTACCGGATCTCCGGCGAGAACCAGGCCGCCCTGCTCTCCACAATCCTCCCCGCAGGCTGCAAGGTCGTCGACTTCGGCTGCGGAGACGGTCGCGTCGCCATCCCCCTCGCCGGGCTCGGCTACGAGGTGACCGCAGCTGACGGCTCCCAGGCCATGCTGGACCGGATCACTGAAGCCGCCCCTGAGCTGCCGACTCTCCTCACCGACGGAACTGACCTGGCCGACAAGTTGGGGCGGAAGACCGACGCGGTCGTCTCCCTGGCCGTCCTGATCCACCACAGCTACGAGTCCGGCGCCCAGATCATCGAAGGGCTCCGCGCCGCGGTCCGCGTCAACGGGCTCCTCGTCATCGACTGGCCGGTGTCCGACGAACCGGTCGAGGGCAGCGACTGGATCAGCGTCACGACCTGGAGTCTCGCCCAACAGGACGAGCTGTGCGAGCGGGTCGGCCTCAAGCGCCTGGACTCTTCCGGCTCGCCCTGGCCGATCTTCCGCGCGGTCAAGGCCGCCTGA
- a CDS encoding NAD-dependent epimerase/dehydratase family protein, whose amino-acid sequence MDVLLTGNKGFVGRHLQAAMEARGWDVHGFDLEPRHSDALDFFRYSTDVYDLAIHCAAIVGGRASIDGSPLGVATNLALDSWYMRWLARSHVSRAVYFSSSAAYPVALQQPGPIRRLVETDINYEQRGRPDATYGLAKLTGEQLCKYAEAAGTRMTVLRPFSGYGEDQDETYPFPAFIRRARERQDPFEIWGDGSSTRDWIHIDDLVGATLAAVEQDVDGPVNLGTGKATSFDELAGLVTSAAGYQPELKHLPSAPQGVHHRVCDPSRMLDFYTPKVTLEEGIRRALAE is encoded by the coding sequence ATGGACGTCCTCCTCACAGGCAACAAGGGCTTCGTGGGAAGACACCTCCAAGCCGCAATGGAAGCCCGCGGGTGGGACGTTCACGGGTTCGACCTGGAACCCCGCCACTCCGACGCCCTCGACTTCTTCCGCTACAGCACCGACGTCTACGACCTGGCCATCCACTGCGCTGCGATCGTCGGCGGCCGGGCCAGCATCGACGGCTCGCCGCTCGGCGTCGCCACCAACCTGGCGCTCGACTCCTGGTACATGCGCTGGCTCGCCCGCAGCCACGTCTCCCGCGCGGTCTACTTCAGCTCCTCCGCGGCCTACCCAGTTGCTCTCCAGCAGCCCGGACCGATCCGGCGCCTTGTCGAGACCGACATCAACTACGAGCAGCGCGGCCGGCCCGACGCCACCTACGGTCTGGCCAAGCTCACCGGTGAGCAGCTCTGCAAGTACGCCGAGGCCGCGGGTACGCGCATGACCGTGCTCAGGCCCTTCTCCGGCTACGGCGAAGACCAGGACGAGACCTACCCCTTCCCCGCGTTCATTCGGCGGGCACGCGAGCGTCAGGACCCCTTCGAGATCTGGGGCGACGGCAGTAGCACCCGCGACTGGATCCACATCGACGACCTCGTCGGCGCCACCCTCGCGGCCGTCGAGCAGGACGTTGACGGCCCGGTCAATCTCGGCACTGGCAAGGCGACCTCGTTCGACGAGCTGGCAGGCCTGGTCACCTCGGCGGCCGGCTACCAGCCCGAGCTGAAGCACCTGCCCTCCGCGCCACAAGGCGTCCACCACCGCGTGTGCGACCCCAGCCGGATGCTCGACTTCTACACGCCCAAGGTGACCCTCGAAGAGGGCATACGGCGGGCACTCGCAGAATGA
- a CDS encoding phage terminase small subunit, whose translation MRQTLEVAMGTRGPVPERSEARRRRNKTDDVGLVKAPSTPTDLPELPEPNELWHPIATDWYLSLRESGQAAFYQPSDWAMARYAAELMSRGLLEDRPPNGQYVAALNSVMSSLLTTEGDRRRVRIELERKPAVKAVPASVTAIADYRSSIGG comes from the coding sequence GTGCGCCAGACCCTGGAGGTCGCCATGGGCACTCGTGGACCCGTCCCGGAGCGCTCGGAAGCGCGCCGGCGACGCAACAAGACCGACGATGTTGGGCTGGTCAAGGCCCCGTCGACCCCAACTGACCTGCCCGAACTGCCTGAGCCGAATGAGCTCTGGCACCCGATCGCCACCGACTGGTACCTGTCCCTACGCGAGTCGGGCCAGGCCGCCTTCTATCAGCCTTCCGACTGGGCGATGGCCCGGTATGCGGCGGAGCTCATGTCGCGTGGCCTGCTGGAGGACCGCCCTCCCAACGGCCAGTACGTCGCCGCCCTGAACTCCGTGATGTCGAGCCTGCTGACGACGGAGGGCGACCGCCGGCGTGTCCGTATCGAGCTGGAGCGGAAGCCGGCCGTGAAGGCGGTCCCGGCGTCGGTGACGGCCATCGCCGACTACCGCTCTTCGATCGGTGGCTGA
- a CDS encoding terminase — protein sequence MADGEVPEVVTPFTIGPTWKRGEDGKFILPEYTLGWQALAWTATYLQHYAGAPWRYTAEQARLTLWWYAMDPLTNRFVWRDGVIQRLKGWGKDPLIATFSAFEFVGPCRFAEVADEGNEWGIPPGQPLGRQHPAAWVQIAAVSQDQTRNTMTLFPSILTKRAIEEYRIDLGKEIIYADKGRARMEAVTSSPRALEGGRPTNTNLGETHHWVESNGGHEMAAVIERNATKSADGDSRTLANTNAYEPGEDSVAERTREAFESAEAGRAAQVGLFYDSLEAPAEAKLSEEWIEPTLRAVRGDSTWLDIERLKASILDVRNPPSRSRRFWFNQITASEDAFLAPYEWNACPHEGIELQAGDEIVIFFDGSKSDDATGLVASRLSDGHVQTLGVWQKPPNWPDGVPWRVPREEVDGVVDLTFATYKPLAFFADPGSGFDEADGERYWDGFIDAWAQRYGKRLKLKAVSSGHGQHAVMWDMRDRRRQQTFTEAVDRFYRDVLERQLTHDGHKVLRQHVANARRRTNAWGYTIGKEHRESARKVDLAVCAIGARMLRRMVMNSTAWTKRSTARGKGRVVVLR from the coding sequence GTGGCTGACGGCGAGGTCCCGGAGGTCGTCACCCCCTTCACCATCGGCCCGACGTGGAAGCGAGGCGAGGACGGCAAGTTCATCCTCCCCGAGTACACGCTGGGTTGGCAGGCTCTGGCCTGGACGGCCACCTACCTTCAGCACTACGCCGGAGCCCCGTGGCGGTACACGGCGGAGCAGGCCCGCCTGACGCTGTGGTGGTACGCCATGGACCCGCTCACGAACCGATTCGTGTGGCGTGACGGCGTGATCCAGCGCCTGAAGGGCTGGGGGAAGGATCCCCTGATCGCGACCTTCTCCGCCTTCGAGTTCGTGGGGCCGTGCCGGTTCGCCGAGGTCGCCGACGAGGGAAACGAGTGGGGCATTCCGCCTGGCCAGCCTCTGGGACGGCAGCATCCAGCGGCGTGGGTCCAGATCGCGGCCGTCAGCCAGGACCAGACCCGGAACACGATGACCCTGTTCCCGTCGATCCTGACGAAGCGGGCGATCGAGGAGTACCGGATCGACCTCGGCAAGGAGATCATCTACGCCGACAAGGGCCGGGCCCGAATGGAGGCCGTGACCAGTTCGCCGCGCGCCCTTGAGGGCGGCCGGCCAACGAACACGAACCTCGGCGAGACCCACCACTGGGTTGAGTCGAACGGCGGGCACGAGATGGCCGCGGTCATCGAGCGCAACGCCACCAAGTCCGCCGACGGCGACTCCAGGACGCTTGCGAACACCAACGCCTACGAGCCGGGTGAGGACTCGGTGGCGGAGCGGACGCGGGAGGCTTTCGAGTCCGCGGAAGCTGGCCGAGCTGCCCAGGTTGGGCTGTTCTACGACAGCCTTGAAGCGCCAGCCGAGGCGAAGCTGTCCGAGGAGTGGATTGAACCCACCCTGCGAGCAGTTCGAGGCGACTCGACGTGGCTGGACATCGAGCGGCTGAAGGCGTCGATCCTGGACGTCCGCAATCCGCCGTCCCGGTCCCGCCGGTTCTGGTTCAACCAGATCACCGCCTCGGAGGACGCCTTCCTGGCGCCCTACGAATGGAACGCCTGCCCCCACGAGGGCATCGAGCTCCAGGCCGGCGACGAGATCGTCATCTTCTTCGACGGATCCAAGTCCGACGATGCGACCGGCCTCGTGGCAAGCCGCCTCTCAGACGGGCATGTACAGACGCTCGGCGTGTGGCAGAAGCCTCCGAACTGGCCTGACGGTGTGCCGTGGCGGGTACCCCGCGAGGAGGTGGACGGCGTCGTGGATCTGACGTTCGCCACGTACAAGCCTCTCGCGTTCTTCGCTGACCCGGGCTCTGGGTTCGACGAGGCGGACGGCGAGCGGTACTGGGACGGCTTCATCGACGCCTGGGCCCAGCGGTACGGCAAGCGGCTGAAGCTCAAGGCGGTGTCCTCCGGCCATGGCCAGCACGCCGTCATGTGGGACATGCGCGACCGGCGACGGCAGCAGACGTTCACTGAAGCCGTGGACCGCTTCTACCGGGACGTCCTGGAGCGCCAGCTGACTCATGACGGCCACAAGGTATTGCGGCAGCACGTCGCTAACGCCCGCCGGCGGACGAACGCCTGGGGCTACACGATCGGCAAGGAGCACCGCGAATCGGCCCGCAAGGTCGACCTTGCGGTGTGTGCGATCGGCGCGCGGATGCTGCGCCGAATGGTCATGAACTCGACGGCCTGGACGAAGCGGTCCACGGCCCGCGGCAAGGGACGGGTGGTGGTGCTGCGGTGA